A single window of Shewanella sp. Choline-02u-19 DNA harbors:
- a CDS encoding efflux RND transporter permease subunit, whose translation MSITRLAIARPVTTAMFFVAILLFGLASSRLLPLEMFPGIDIPQVIVEVPYKGSTPSEVERDITSILEETLATMGGIEELRSSSSQNGAEIELRMKWGENVATKSLEAREKVDSVRHLLPKDVERVFIRQFSTADMPVLNLRISSDRELSGAFDLLDKQLKRPLERVEGVSQVTLYGVEQKQIEIRINADKLAASNISIKDLTRRMQQENFVISAGVLKTDSRVYQVSPKGEFRNLDEINSLVLTPGITLGDIASVKFALPERLDGRHLDQNYAVGLDVFKESGANLVDVSARVMKVIERAKQDQQFQGIKLFVMEDQAYGVTSSLKDLLTAGLIGALLSFVVLYLFIRNLKMTLVIVSSVPIAICMTLAAMYLLGYSLNILSMMGLLLAVGMLIDNAVVVTESVLQEKQLQKMAKGASQQPSKNDNSSVLNGVDKVSLAVLAGTLTTAIVFLPNIFGVKVELTIFLEHVAIAICISLAASLLVAKTLLPLMLSKMEFDLPEKVHESKLQQRYLKSLNWILARPRLSGVIALLLLASTALPLSMVQQDQSDGEGNNRLYINYQVEGRHSLDVTEAMINKMEDYLYANQDKFHIDSVYSYFAADRGQSTLLLKEDIEVDMKALKKTIREGFPKFSIAKPQFGWGGENNGIRVSLTGRSTTELIHISEQVIPLLSAIEGLTDVRSELSGAQQEVVIRIDREMAARLDLKLNEVASSISMALRGTQLRSFRHDPNGELRIEMAYEQQWRLSLEKLKQLPIIRIDSRVYTLDSLAIIEILPRFDTIRHYDRQTALSIGANLDDMTTEEAQEKITQVMEAINFPAGYGYSLRGGFQKQDEDEAVMATNMILAIAMIYIVMAALFESLLLPTAIITSILFSITGVFWALLFTGTPMSIMAMIGILILMGIVVNNGIVLVDQINQLNPELDKLSEAISQVCHTRLRPVLMTVGTTVLGLVPLAMGDAQLGGGGPSYSPMAIAIIGGLTFSTVTSLYLVPLCYQALYRMRYQSAIRLGQADRFSRKVLPWMS comes from the coding sequence ATGAGTATCACACGCTTAGCCATTGCAAGGCCGGTAACAACAGCCATGTTCTTTGTCGCTATTTTACTCTTCGGCCTCGCCTCTAGCAGATTATTACCGCTAGAGATGTTTCCTGGAATCGACATTCCTCAGGTCATCGTTGAAGTCCCCTACAAGGGGTCAACGCCGTCTGAAGTCGAACGAGACATCACCAGTATCTTGGAAGAAACGCTTGCCACCATGGGGGGCATAGAAGAGCTTCGCTCTAGCTCTTCGCAAAACGGCGCTGAAATAGAGCTCAGAATGAAGTGGGGAGAAAACGTTGCCACTAAAAGCTTAGAAGCGAGAGAGAAAGTCGACTCTGTGCGTCACTTGCTGCCAAAAGATGTCGAACGTGTTTTTATCAGGCAATTCAGTACCGCCGATATGCCCGTACTCAATTTACGCATATCCAGTGACCGAGAACTGTCTGGTGCATTTGATTTGCTCGATAAACAACTAAAGAGACCACTGGAGCGCGTTGAAGGCGTGTCTCAAGTGACCTTGTATGGCGTCGAGCAAAAGCAGATAGAAATTCGCATTAACGCAGACAAACTTGCCGCGAGCAACATCTCTATCAAAGACCTCACTCGTCGCATGCAGCAAGAAAACTTTGTGATAAGCGCAGGTGTGTTAAAAACCGATTCACGTGTTTATCAAGTATCTCCTAAAGGGGAGTTTAGGAATCTCGATGAGATAAACTCGCTAGTGCTTACCCCTGGGATCACGTTAGGCGATATCGCATCGGTGAAGTTTGCCTTGCCTGAGCGTTTAGATGGTCGTCATTTAGATCAAAATTATGCTGTCGGTTTGGATGTTTTCAAAGAATCGGGAGCTAACTTAGTCGACGTATCGGCTCGCGTAATGAAAGTCATCGAAAGAGCTAAGCAAGATCAGCAATTTCAAGGGATTAAACTCTTTGTAATGGAAGATCAAGCGTATGGCGTAACATCATCGCTGAAGGATTTATTAACCGCAGGCTTGATTGGCGCCCTGCTCTCTTTTGTGGTGCTGTATCTGTTTATACGTAACCTAAAAATGACCTTGGTCATTGTGTCATCGGTACCTATCGCTATTTGTATGACGCTCGCCGCAATGTATTTACTGGGATACAGTTTAAATATCCTTTCGATGATGGGACTACTGCTCGCCGTCGGTATGTTAATTGATAACGCCGTTGTGGTCACCGAAAGTGTATTACAAGAAAAACAGCTGCAAAAGATGGCAAAAGGCGCTTCACAACAACCATCAAAAAACGACAACAGTTCGGTACTCAACGGTGTCGATAAGGTGTCACTAGCAGTGCTAGCCGGTACCTTAACCACCGCCATTGTATTTCTACCCAATATCTTCGGCGTTAAAGTCGAGTTAACGATTTTTCTTGAACACGTCGCCATCGCTATCTGCATTTCGCTAGCGGCATCACTTTTGGTCGCCAAAACCCTGTTGCCATTGATGCTCAGTAAAATGGAGTTTGACCTACCTGAAAAAGTACATGAGAGTAAATTACAACAACGCTACCTTAAAAGTCTTAACTGGATATTGGCGAGACCACGTCTATCAGGAGTGATAGCGTTATTACTACTCGCGTCGACAGCGTTACCACTGTCAATGGTGCAGCAGGATCAATCCGATGGTGAAGGTAATAATCGACTCTATATTAACTATCAAGTTGAAGGACGTCATAGTTTAGATGTTACCGAAGCCATGATTAATAAAATGGAGGATTACCTTTACGCCAACCAAGACAAGTTCCATATCGACTCAGTGTATAGCTACTTTGCAGCAGATAGAGGCCAATCGACTTTGTTGCTAAAAGAAGATATTGAAGTGGATATGAAAGCCCTTAAAAAAACCATTCGCGAAGGGTTTCCAAAATTTTCTATCGCAAAACCACAATTTGGTTGGGGTGGAGAGAATAACGGCATTAGGGTTTCACTGACAGGTCGCTCTACCACTGAGCTAATCCACATCAGCGAACAAGTCATTCCGCTACTGAGTGCTATTGAAGGCTTAACCGATGTGCGTTCAGAACTGAGCGGTGCTCAACAAGAAGTGGTGATTAGAATTGATCGTGAAATGGCCGCGAGACTTGATCTTAAATTAAATGAAGTGGCATCGAGTATCTCAATGGCATTGCGCGGAACTCAGTTACGTTCATTCCGCCATGATCCCAACGGCGAGCTACGTATTGAGATGGCTTATGAACAACAGTGGCGTTTATCACTTGAAAAACTTAAACAGCTACCGATTATTCGTATCGATAGCCGCGTTTATACGTTAGATAGCCTAGCTATCATTGAAATTTTGCCGCGATTCGACACCATTCGCCATTATGACAGACAAACAGCATTGTCTATTGGCGCTAACTTGGATGACATGACCACCGAAGAGGCTCAAGAAAAAATTACCCAAGTCATGGAAGCCATAAACTTCCCAGCGGGTTATGGATACTCACTGCGAGGCGGTTTTCAAAAGCAAGATGAAGATGAAGCAGTAATGGCAACCAATATGATTCTAGCTATCGCGATGATCTATATTGTGATGGCAGCTCTGTTTGAATCCTTACTGTTACCCACAGCCATTATCACCTCAATCTTGTTTTCGATTACTGGCGTATTTTGGGCATTACTGTTTACGGGGACGCCGATGTCCATTATGGCCATGATCGGTATATTGATTTTGATGGGGATTGTGGTCAACAACGGCATTGTATTGGTCGATCAGATTAACCAGCTTAATCCAGAGTTAGATAAACTCTCTGAAGCCATCAGCCAAGTATGTCATACCCGCTTACGTCCTGTGCTGATGACAGTAGGTACCACGGTATTGGGCTTGGTTCCTTTAGCAATGGGAGATGCACAACTGGGTGGCGGCGGTCCATCATACTCACCGATGGCGATTGCCATTATTGGTGGTCTGACGTTTTCAACCGTGACCAGTCTGTATCTAGTGCCTCTGTGTTATCAGGCCCTTTATAGAATGCGTTATCAATCAGCAATCCGTTTGGGTCAAGCTGATCGTTTCTCACGAAAGGTGCTGCCTTGGATGAGTTAA
- a CDS encoding bifunctional 2',3'-cyclic-nucleotide 2'-phosphodiesterase/3'-nucleotidase, with the protein MLNKKVLAVVIASTLGLTACGSDDDKNNSGIQVDLRILETSDLHANIMDYDYYKTKYDPTIGLARTASLIKQQGAEVSNFVLVDNGDLLQGSPMGDFVADNFKRDHTIGGTHPAYKAMNTLGYSVGNLGNHEFNYGLDFLEEALAGANFPYINANVLCEADCWEGKSKGDNLFTPYIIEEKTVIDSNGDQQIVKIGYIGFVPPQIVLWDKQNLSGKVSVMGIVEAAEKFVPLMKAEGADVIVAIPHSGVGTPSNPTDVNDENATYALSLVEGIDAITFGHSHSVFPSATFEGLENADLEKGTINGVAAVMPGRWGDNLGIVDLKLEMQDGAWVVIDRTAKAAPIYDKNAENPELVIADNGIRDSVALEHQGTLNYVNQPIGKASADMYSFLTLVQDDPTVQIVSDAQIAKVKANLTAELKDIPVLSASAPFKAGGRHSTTADAESYVQVPAGDLTYKNAADLYLYPNTMVAVKVTGAELKDWLECSANQFNQIDPTVSTPQMLINWDTHRTYNFDVIDGVTYKIDVTQPTKFDGDCKVVNADANRIVDLTFNDGTTSFTGTDLDSKEFIIASNNYRAFGGKFAGTGAEHVVMELPDSNREALAQYITSETENVDGPGYVDPSADYNWGFVTITPTTTLDVRFETQDSATADQFIIDNQQRKLEKQAENDEFGFAIYKIDLTQ; encoded by the coding sequence ATGTTAAACAAAAAAGTTTTAGCAGTTGTTATCGCATCTACACTGGGTCTAACCGCATGTGGTTCAGATGATGATAAAAATAATAGTGGAATTCAAGTTGATCTGCGTATTTTAGAAACATCTGATCTACACGCCAATATCATGGATTATGACTATTACAAAACTAAGTACGATCCAACTATCGGTCTTGCAAGAACAGCCAGCTTAATTAAGCAACAAGGTGCAGAGGTAAGCAACTTCGTATTAGTGGATAACGGAGACTTATTGCAAGGTAGCCCTATGGGCGATTTCGTCGCCGATAACTTTAAACGAGATCATACCATTGGTGGTACTCACCCTGCATATAAAGCGATGAATACGCTAGGATACTCAGTGGGTAACTTAGGTAATCATGAGTTTAACTATGGACTGGATTTCTTAGAAGAGGCGCTTGCTGGTGCTAACTTCCCATACATTAACGCTAACGTATTGTGTGAAGCGGATTGCTGGGAAGGTAAATCAAAAGGTGACAACTTATTCACCCCGTATATCATCGAAGAAAAAACAGTTATCGATAGTAATGGCGATCAACAAATCGTTAAGATCGGCTATATTGGCTTTGTGCCCCCTCAAATCGTTCTTTGGGATAAACAAAACTTATCTGGCAAAGTGTCAGTGATGGGAATAGTTGAAGCCGCTGAAAAATTTGTTCCATTAATGAAAGCGGAAGGCGCAGATGTGATTGTCGCGATTCCACACTCAGGTGTCGGTACCCCGTCTAATCCTACTGATGTCAACGACGAAAATGCCACTTATGCGCTATCGCTTGTTGAAGGCATTGATGCGATAACTTTTGGCCACAGCCACTCAGTTTTCCCTTCTGCAACATTTGAAGGTCTTGAGAATGCCGATTTGGAAAAAGGTACCATCAATGGTGTTGCAGCGGTTATGCCTGGACGCTGGGGTGACAACTTAGGCATTGTCGATCTCAAACTTGAAATGCAAGACGGTGCATGGGTTGTTATCGACCGCACGGCAAAAGCCGCTCCTATCTATGATAAGAATGCAGAAAATCCAGAATTAGTGATTGCAGACAATGGCATACGTGATTCAGTTGCATTAGAGCACCAAGGTACGCTTAATTACGTAAACCAACCAATTGGTAAAGCCTCTGCTGATATGTATAGCTTTTTGACTTTAGTACAAGATGACCCAACAGTTCAAATTGTGTCTGATGCACAAATTGCTAAAGTAAAAGCTAACCTGACTGCTGAACTTAAAGACATTCCGGTCCTGTCTGCATCTGCTCCATTTAAAGCCGGTGGACGTCATAGCACAACTGCTGATGCCGAATCTTATGTTCAAGTCCCCGCTGGCGACTTAACCTATAAGAATGCCGCTGATCTTTACTTATATCCAAACACTATGGTTGCGGTTAAAGTGACCGGTGCTGAACTTAAAGATTGGTTAGAGTGTAGTGCTAACCAATTCAATCAAATTGATCCAACGGTTAGCACACCGCAGATGTTGATCAACTGGGATACCCACCGTACCTATAACTTTGATGTTATTGACGGCGTAACCTACAAAATTGATGTCACTCAACCGACGAAGTTTGATGGCGATTGCAAAGTCGTTAATGCCGATGCGAATCGCATTGTCGATTTGACATTTAATGATGGCACGACCAGCTTTACTGGCACTGACTTAGACAGCAAAGAATTTATCATTGCATCAAACAACTACCGCGCCTTTGGCGGCAAGTTCGCTGGTACTGGTGCTGAGCACGTCGTTATGGAACTACCTGATTCTAACCGTGAAGCACTAGCACAGTACATTACCAGTGAAACTGAGAATGTTGACGGGCCTGGTTACGTTGATCCAAGCGCTGACTACAACTGGGGGTTTGTGACGATCACACCAACCACTACCCTTGATGTGCGTTTTGAAACGCAAGACAGTGCAACGGCTGATCAATTCATTATTGATAATCAACAGCGTAAGCTTGAGAAACAAGCTGAAAACGATGAATTTGGCTTCGCCATTTATAAAATTGATCTAACTCAGTAG
- a CDS encoding Fis family transcriptional regulator has translation MKKTDKKIENTIRISLTEVCESLKGEVFGFEWLSHKVDFSNVNHSLQVTFMFATNESLRKAKLQLQTDKMANLACSALAKHNIHINNAAKQCCFETEERSR, from the coding sequence TTGAAAAAGACTGACAAAAAAATTGAAAACACTATCCGCATCTCGTTAACGGAGGTGTGCGAGAGCCTTAAAGGTGAAGTGTTTGGATTTGAATGGTTGAGCCATAAAGTTGATTTCTCAAATGTGAACCATAGTTTGCAGGTCACTTTTATGTTTGCCACTAACGAGTCACTTAGAAAAGCTAAGCTGCAGTTACAAACAGACAAAATGGCAAACCTTGCCTGTAGCGCGCTCGCTAAGCATAATATTCATATTAATAATGCCGCAAAGCAGTGCTGTTTTGAAACTGAAGAGCGAAGCCGTTAA
- a CDS encoding DUF938 domain-containing protein: MPLPYSQSCENNKAAIAVILESAFSQSSHVLEVGSGSGQHAVHFAKLLPHLTWQTSDQVEYHAGINAWLNESPSTNLQQPLALDVLKPWPIDPVAHPVIDAIFTANTLHIMSKEMVKAFFNGVGQYLSVHGQLCVYGPFNYQGQYSSDSNRNFDGWLAAQNPQSAIRDFEWILQLAAEQQLTLIADFSMPANNQILHFEKRA, from the coding sequence ATGCCATTACCCTACTCTCAATCATGTGAGAATAATAAAGCAGCCATCGCTGTGATCTTGGAAAGTGCCTTCAGCCAATCATCACATGTATTAGAAGTTGGCAGTGGTTCAGGGCAACACGCGGTCCATTTCGCCAAGCTTTTACCGCATTTAACCTGGCAAACAAGCGATCAAGTTGAGTATCATGCAGGTATCAACGCCTGGTTAAACGAATCACCGAGCACTAATTTACAGCAACCATTAGCACTTGATGTGTTAAAACCATGGCCGATAGATCCCGTAGCGCATCCTGTCATTGATGCCATTTTCACTGCGAATACACTGCATATAATGTCCAAGGAGATGGTTAAAGCATTTTTCAATGGTGTTGGTCAGTACTTGAGTGTGCATGGGCAGCTGTGTGTTTACGGACCCTTTAATTATCAAGGTCAATATAGCAGTGATAGCAATCGTAATTTTGATGGTTGGCTCGCGGCACAAAATCCGCAAAGTGCAATTCGAGATTTTGAGTGGATTTTACAGCTTGCAGCAGAGCAACAATTAACATTAATAGCCGACTTTTCTATGCCGGCCAATAATCAAATACTGCATTTTGAAAAACGAGCTTAA
- the yjjG gene encoding pyrimidine 5'-nucleotidase, producing MKYDWVLFDADETLFHFDAFKGLQLMFSRFNVEFTVEDFQQYQMVNKPLWVDYQDGRLTAKQLQNTRFETWAQKISVSTQRLNSDFLSAMADICTLLPGAQELIDTLTGRVNMGIITNGFTELQTIRLQKVGFGERFSPLVISEQVGLAKPDVGIFEHAFARMGHPARESILMVGDNPHSDIQGGLNAGIDTCWLNRHGENQPEGITPHYEVRSLNELQQILLAGH from the coding sequence GTGAAATATGATTGGGTACTATTTGATGCCGATGAAACTCTATTTCATTTTGATGCATTTAAAGGTTTGCAGCTGATGTTCTCTCGCTTTAATGTTGAGTTTACGGTAGAGGATTTTCAGCAATATCAAATGGTTAATAAGCCTTTGTGGGTCGATTACCAAGATGGAAGACTCACCGCTAAACAGTTACAAAATACCCGTTTTGAAACTTGGGCTCAAAAAATAAGTGTCTCTACTCAGCGTCTCAACAGTGACTTTCTTAGCGCGATGGCTGATATCTGTACCTTATTACCAGGGGCTCAAGAGTTAATTGATACCTTAACGGGTAGGGTCAATATGGGGATCATCACCAACGGTTTTACTGAGTTACAAACGATAAGATTACAGAAGGTAGGCTTTGGTGAGCGCTTTTCTCCTTTAGTCATTTCAGAGCAGGTTGGGCTGGCAAAACCCGATGTTGGGATCTTTGAGCATGCTTTTGCGCGCATGGGCCACCCTGCTCGTGAATCTATCTTAATGGTAGGGGATAACCCACATTCCGATATACAGGGCGGATTAAACGCTGGCATAGATACTTGTTGGTTGAATCGCCATGGCGAAAATCAACCAGAGGGTATTACGCCTCACTATGAAGTACGCTCGTTAAATGAATTACAGCAGATCCTGTTAGCAGGTCATTAA